A genomic region of Kluyveromyces marxianus DMKU3-1042 DNA, complete genome, chromosome 5 contains the following coding sequences:
- the WBP1 gene encoding dolichyl-diphosphooligosaccharide-protein glycotransferase: MFGVNRAFITLFFMLFAVVNALSVHGLKTLVVYDKRVTDLDQYTNFFTSLKERTYEIVSASVNEDAELLSLYSGEERLYDNVIIFPLKTRQISKEISASKLVQFFSEGGDILAVTSPEGLADPVRVFLNELGIYPSPKNFVTKNFNVDGPTEVLEISTSGVLNKWVYDTTNTTPSDLIYEGSAALLDNSEYIVEILRAPRESVTKDVNNKEEDWTVGTQGHLIAGFQNLANARATWIGSSTFLDDQHFSANGEFIQELTKWTFEEKSVIKSVGFSHKHSNGASYDQVAYKIKDEIVYEIGLSAWNGEKWIPFVTDDVQLELRLVDPYYRLTLKPNRNDEVTQYYSSGDFKLPDHHGMFTFLVDYKRSGLSFVTESDTRAIRHLANDEYPRSYEITNAWVYLTAIASVIVSFVLFIIFFISSSASLPVDSVKKQQ, translated from the coding sequence ATGTTTGGAGTGAATAGAGCGTTTATTACGCTCTTTTTCATGCTTTTTGCAGTAGTTAACGCGCTTTCTGTGCATGGGCTAAAGACACTTGTTGTTTACGACAAGAGGGTGACCGATTTGGACCAATACACCAACTTTTTCACATCCTTAAAGGAGCGTACTTACGAGATAGTTTCAGCGTCTGTGAATGAAGATGCTGAGTTATTGTCCCTTTACTCGGGCGAAGAAAGATTGTATGACAATGTAATCATATTCCCATTGAAGACTAGACAGATTTCAAAGGAAATTTCTGCATCCAAGTTGGTTCAATTCTTCTCAGAGGGTGGTGATATTCTTGCTGTTACTTCCCCTGAAGGACTAGCGGACCCTGTTAGAGTATTTTTGAACGAATTGGGCATATATCCAAGTCCTAAGAACTTTGTTACCAAGAACTTCAATGTGGATGGCCCAACCGAGGTTCTCGAAATCTCTACCTCTGGAGTATTGAACAAATGGGTTTACGACACGACAAATACAACCCCATCTGATCTAATTTACGAAGGTTCAGCAGCTTTACTGGATAATAGCGAATACATTGTAGAGATTTTGAGAGCTCCAAGAGAATCCGTTACCAAGGAcgtcaacaacaaagaagaagactgGACAGTGGGAACTCAGGGCCATCTAATAGCTGGATTCCAGAATTTGGCTAATGCACGTGCCACTTGGATTGGAAGTTCAACCTTTTTGGATGATCAACACTTCTCTGCTAACGGCGAGTTCATCCAAGAACTAACAAAATGgacatttgaagaaaagtcTGTCATCAAGAGCGTTGGGTTTTCACATAAACACTCAAATGGTGCTTCTTATGACCAAGTTGCGTATAAGATCAAAGATGAAATTGTCTATGAAATTGGGTTGAGCGCCTGGAATGGAGAAAAATGGATTCCATTTGTAACAGACGATGTTCAACTCGAGCTAAGATTGGTCGATCCATACTACCGTCTAACGCTAAAACCTAATAGAAATGATGAGGTCACACAATACTACAGTTCTGGAGATTTCAAGCTACCAGATCACCACGGTATGTTTACCTTCCTAGTTGATTACAAGAGAAGTGGTTTGAGTTTTGTTACTGAATCAGACACAAGAGCCATTCGCCATCTTGCCAATGACGAATACCCAAGAAGTTATGAAATCACAAATGCCTGGGTCTATCTCACCGCGATAGCATCTGTCATTGTTTCATTTGTATTgttcattattttcttcatttcttcatctgcaTCTCTGCCAGTCGATTCGGTAAAGAAGCAACAATAG